The following are encoded together in the Variovorax sp. PBS-H4 genome:
- a CDS encoding Bug family tripartite tricarboxylate transporter substrate binding protein, which produces MKMKRLLSAAVVAAAGIVLASAPSVAPAQTYPTKTVTIINPFAAGGSLDVMARLLADQLTQSLGQPVIVENRAGAGSTIGTGMVARARPDGYTLLITAANIVSAPALGTPVNYDWKKDFAPVTLLGNIAQVLAVPEDLPAKNLKEFVALAKSTKGGLSIGSLGPGSGSHINGKRLEEATGVALTDIPFKGMAETMTALAGGHIQLAFGNLPEVLTYQRGGRVRPIAIAMPTRSELAPGLPTVAESGYPNVAIVPWYGVLAPAGTPPDVVAKLQRSFAAALAQPALAARLKDMAITPIGSSPEEFRRVLEEDHAMYVKIGKEMGVTLK; this is translated from the coding sequence ATGAAGATGAAGCGTCTCCTGAGCGCCGCTGTCGTGGCTGCGGCAGGCATCGTGTTGGCCAGCGCGCCCTCGGTTGCGCCGGCCCAGACCTATCCCACCAAGACCGTGACGATCATCAACCCGTTCGCCGCGGGCGGATCGTTGGACGTCATGGCGCGCCTGCTTGCCGATCAGCTGACGCAAAGCCTTGGCCAGCCAGTCATCGTGGAGAACCGCGCGGGCGCAGGCAGCACGATCGGCACGGGCATGGTGGCACGCGCGCGGCCCGACGGCTACACCTTGCTCATCACCGCCGCCAACATCGTCTCGGCGCCGGCGCTGGGCACCCCGGTCAACTACGACTGGAAGAAGGACTTCGCGCCCGTCACACTGCTGGGCAACATCGCGCAGGTGCTGGCAGTGCCCGAGGACTTGCCGGCAAAGAACCTGAAGGAATTCGTTGCCCTTGCGAAGTCGACGAAGGGCGGGTTGAGCATCGGGTCTCTCGGCCCGGGCAGCGGCAGCCACATCAACGGCAAGCGCCTCGAGGAGGCCACCGGCGTTGCGCTCACGGACATCCCGTTCAAGGGCATGGCCGAAACGATGACCGCGCTTGCCGGAGGGCACATCCAGCTCGCCTTCGGGAACCTGCCCGAGGTGCTCACGTACCAGCGCGGGGGCCGCGTCCGGCCCATCGCCATCGCGATGCCGACCCGCTCCGAACTCGCGCCCGGCCTGCCGACCGTGGCCGAGTCCGGCTACCCGAACGTGGCCATCGTGCCGTGGTACGGCGTTCTGGCTCCTGCGGGAACGCCGCCGGATGTGGTGGCGAAACTGCAGCGGTCCTTCGCCGCGGCGCTTGCGCAGCCTGCGCTCGCCGCGCGTCTGAAGGACATGGCGATCACCCCCATCGGCAGCTCCCCGGAGGAATTCCGCCGAGTGCTTGAAGAAGACCACGCCATGTACGTCAAGATCGGCAAGGAAATGGGGGTCACCCTCAAGTAG
- a CDS encoding class I SAM-dependent methyltransferase, translating into MAEIDKVFAGSIPKLYDTLMVPLIFEVYGASTAELVASFSPGSVLETAAGSGVVTRALAPRLGPDARYVVTDLNQPMLDYAAGRQGADRRIEWRQADALHLPFEDAAFDIVCCQFGAMFFPDRVAGYAEARRVLRPGGRLVFSVWDRIEENAFADEVTDAVAAVFPHAPPRFLARTPHGYHDVDQIREDLRRAGFTGIDIETRQEESRAPSARDAATAYCQGTPLRNEIEALDAGLLQLATDRATEEIARRHGEGPVAGKIQAHVIVAGA; encoded by the coding sequence ATGGCTGAAATCGACAAGGTGTTCGCAGGCTCGATCCCGAAGCTCTACGACACGCTGATGGTCCCGCTGATCTTCGAGGTCTATGGCGCCAGCACGGCAGAGCTCGTCGCCAGCTTCTCGCCTGGCTCGGTGCTCGAGACGGCGGCAGGGAGCGGCGTGGTCACGCGCGCGCTTGCGCCAAGACTCGGGCCGGACGCGCGCTACGTGGTGACCGATCTCAACCAGCCCATGCTCGACTATGCCGCCGGCCGGCAGGGGGCCGACCGCCGTATCGAGTGGCGGCAGGCGGACGCGCTCCACCTGCCGTTCGAAGATGCCGCGTTCGACATCGTTTGCTGCCAGTTCGGCGCGATGTTTTTTCCCGACCGGGTCGCCGGTTACGCCGAGGCGCGCCGCGTGTTGCGGCCTGGCGGGCGCCTCGTCTTCAGTGTGTGGGACCGGATCGAAGAGAACGCCTTTGCCGACGAGGTGACCGATGCGGTGGCCGCGGTGTTTCCGCACGCGCCTCCGCGGTTCCTCGCGCGCACGCCGCACGGCTATCACGATGTCGACCAGATCCGCGAGGACTTGAGGCGTGCAGGCTTCACCGGGATCGACATCGAGACGCGGCAGGAGGAGAGCCGCGCGCCCTCGGCCCGCGACGCGGCCACCGCCTATTGCCAGGGAACGCCGCTGCGCAACGAGATCGAGGCACTCGATGCCGGCCTGCTTCAACTCGCGACGGACCGTGCGACGGAAGAAATTGCGCGCCGCCACGGCGAAGGCCCCGTGGCCGGCAAGATCCAGGCACACGTGATCGTGGCCGGCGCATAG
- a CDS encoding C40 family peptidase — protein MQTLRRSTVLFTCLLIAACGSTPPLAPGRSRASLISAEQSRDAAIHAMGLVGTPYRYGGNTVDGGFDCSGLIGFVYRQSAGLATPRTVARLADFGEPVAFDALRTGDLVLFGGGRPTHAGIYVGENRFVHAPSTGGEVRLDRLDGPYWSRQRVEVRRP, from the coding sequence ATGCAGACCCTGCGCAGATCGACCGTCCTCTTCACCTGCCTGTTGATTGCGGCTTGCGGCAGCACGCCACCGCTCGCGCCGGGCCGTTCGCGCGCATCGCTGATCTCCGCCGAACAATCGAGGGACGCCGCCATCCATGCCATGGGACTGGTCGGCACGCCCTACCGGTACGGGGGCAACACGGTGGACGGCGGCTTCGATTGCAGCGGGCTCATCGGCTTCGTGTACCGCCAGAGTGCCGGGCTGGCGACGCCTCGCACCGTGGCACGGCTTGCCGATTTCGGGGAGCCGGTCGCGTTCGATGCGCTGCGCACCGGGGACCTGGTGCTGTTCGGCGGCGGCCGGCCCACGCACGCGGGCATCTACGTGGGCGAGAACCGCTTCGTGCATGCGCCTTCGACGGGTGGCGAAGTGCGGCTGGACCGGCTCGACGGTCCGTACTGGTCACGCCAACGGGTGGAGGTACGGCGGCCCTGA
- a CDS encoding LysR family transcriptional regulator — MQARHLDVYLLRCVVALVAEGHVTRAAERMGITQPAMSATLARLRTLFADPLLVRTEKGMVATPRARQLADRFQQALNLVDQAVADRAEFDPATATERFRISASETLGYLLMPSLIAQVRRLAPGVQLTLQPPDLARVRNELEEGSVDLLVAFIRNAPPGLRFTPLMRQPMRVIAAVGHPEVQGRLSRAQYVGYPHVFYALGGTGGSTLEAVVDEALERAGLVRTIGARVSSTLVSPGLVAQSDLLATLPERIARHFAAVWQLQVLEPPLALEDVSTSMFWHERRHHDPAHRWLRQQFEIVARTAGTA; from the coding sequence ATGCAAGCCCGCCATCTCGACGTCTACTTGTTGCGTTGCGTCGTCGCCCTGGTGGCGGAGGGCCACGTGACGCGCGCGGCCGAGCGCATGGGCATCACGCAGCCTGCGATGAGCGCAACGCTGGCGCGCCTTCGCACCCTCTTCGCTGACCCGCTGCTGGTGCGTACCGAAAAAGGCATGGTGGCCACGCCTCGCGCGCGGCAGCTGGCGGACCGATTCCAGCAGGCGCTCAACCTCGTCGACCAAGCCGTGGCGGACCGTGCAGAGTTCGATCCCGCGACGGCGACCGAGCGCTTCCGCATCTCGGCCAGCGAGACACTGGGCTACCTGCTCATGCCCTCGCTGATCGCGCAGGTGCGGCGACTCGCGCCCGGCGTGCAGCTCACCCTGCAGCCGCCCGACCTGGCGCGCGTGCGAAACGAACTCGAGGAGGGCAGCGTCGACCTCCTGGTTGCCTTCATCCGCAATGCGCCGCCGGGCCTGCGCTTCACGCCGCTCATGCGCCAGCCCATGCGGGTCATTGCCGCAGTCGGCCACCCCGAGGTGCAGGGACGGCTGAGCCGGGCGCAGTACGTGGGGTACCCGCACGTGTTCTATGCGCTGGGCGGCACGGGCGGGTCCACGCTCGAGGCCGTGGTCGACGAGGCGCTGGAACGCGCGGGGCTGGTGCGGACCATCGGTGCACGCGTGTCCTCCACGCTGGTCTCGCCGGGCCTGGTCGCGCAGTCGGACCTGCTGGCCACGCTGCCCGAGCGGATTGCGCGGCACTTCGCGGCAGTCTGGCAGTTGCAGGTGCTGGAGCCGCCGCTTGCACTGGAGGACGTAAGCACCTCGATGTTCTGGCACGAGCGGAGGCACCACGACCCGGCCCATCGCTGGCTGCGCCAGCAGTTCGAGATCGTCGCGCGCACCGCGGGCACGGCCTGA
- a CDS encoding Bug family tripartite tricarboxylate transporter substrate binding protein — MKSFAIHAMLAGSLLAVGQTALAQQAGDSYPSKPVRIVFGFPAGSATDVAARRVAAKLSAELGQSFYVDNRPGANGNIGGEAAAKAPPDGYTLLAATVSEMAINKPAGVRTRLDPANDFIPVGLLFTSNPVLVSSNASKLETVPQLVARAKARPGEVNWAVVNTFQQVFVASFEKAAGVKLNVVPYKGTAFAMTDVVGGQLDGMVGYPAEAMGQTSAGRAKALGLGGTQRNPYMPETPTLGELGYADMDLLAWGGIFAPAGTPRPIVDKLNHALRNANATPDVREALAKTGSEARPYSADQFATFVRNEISRWDKLVRETGVKVGE, encoded by the coding sequence ATGAAGTCATTTGCCATTCATGCCATGCTCGCCGGCAGCCTGCTGGCCGTCGGCCAGACGGCGCTCGCGCAGCAGGCCGGCGACAGCTACCCCTCCAAGCCCGTGCGCATCGTGTTCGGGTTCCCGGCCGGCAGCGCGACCGACGTGGCGGCACGGCGGGTGGCCGCCAAGCTCAGCGCCGAGCTGGGCCAGTCCTTCTACGTCGACAACCGGCCTGGCGCCAACGGCAACATCGGTGGCGAGGCCGCAGCCAAGGCCCCGCCCGACGGCTACACGCTGCTGGCCGCGACCGTCAGCGAGATGGCGATCAACAAGCCTGCCGGCGTGCGCACGCGCCTCGACCCGGCCAATGATTTCATCCCCGTCGGCCTGCTGTTCACGAGCAACCCGGTGCTCGTGTCGAGCAATGCGTCCAAGCTCGAGACCGTCCCCCAGCTCGTCGCGCGCGCCAAGGCGCGGCCGGGCGAGGTGAACTGGGCAGTGGTCAACACCTTCCAGCAGGTGTTCGTCGCTTCTTTCGAGAAGGCGGCAGGCGTGAAGCTCAACGTCGTGCCCTACAAGGGCACGGCCTTCGCGATGACCGACGTGGTCGGCGGCCAGCTCGACGGCATGGTCGGCTACCCGGCCGAAGCCATGGGCCAGACCTCCGCCGGCCGTGCCAAGGCGCTGGGCCTGGGCGGCACGCAGCGCAATCCCTACATGCCCGAGACGCCCACGCTCGGCGAACTCGGCTATGCCGACATGGACCTGCTGGCCTGGGGAGGCATCTTTGCGCCCGCGGGCACGCCTCGCCCCATCGTCGACAAGCTCAACCACGCACTCCGCAACGCCAACGCCACGCCCGACGTGCGCGAGGCGCTGGCCAAGACAGGCTCGGAGGCCAGGCCCTACTCCGCCGACCAGTTCGCGACCTTCGTGCGCAACGAGATCTCGCGCTGGGACAAGCTCGTGCGCGAGACCGGCGTCAAGGTGGGCGAGTGA
- a CDS encoding cupin domain-containing protein: MTAAQKTYEMPILTPTPQQMQSRVARFKNLRYPPDRYPDSQLPGHVRRNYLVIGRGLVVDGGKDPMSAIAIDEGFQMSYVEAEPGNGPKLHNHDTNETFVAIKGRWRVIWGLNEEHSVDLDPLDVCSMPAYTPRRFINLEPAEGSTQGLLLAVQPGNAPNCEFM; this comes from the coding sequence ATGACTGCCGCCCAGAAGACCTACGAAATGCCCATCTTGACGCCGACCCCGCAGCAGATGCAGTCCCGCGTGGCCCGCTTCAAGAACTTGCGCTACCCGCCCGACCGCTACCCCGACAGCCAGCTGCCGGGCCACGTACGCCGCAACTACCTTGTGATCGGGCGCGGTCTCGTCGTCGACGGCGGCAAGGACCCGATGTCGGCGATCGCCATCGACGAGGGCTTCCAGATGTCGTACGTCGAGGCCGAACCCGGCAACGGCCCGAAGCTACACAACCACGACACCAACGAGACCTTCGTCGCCATCAAGGGCCGCTGGCGCGTCATCTGGGGCCTGAACGAAGAGCACTCCGTCGACCTCGACCCGTTGGACGTCTGCTCGATGCCGGCTTACACGCCGCGCCGCTTCATCAACCTCGAGCCCGCTGAGGGCAGCACCCAAGGCCTGCTTCTGGCGGTGCAGCCGGGCAACGCCCCCAACTGCGAGTTCATGTGA
- a CDS encoding dienelactone hydrolase family protein, whose protein sequence is MSAAERIECKVVRTARRGVPLAIWHRADLDAPRPLVLIGHGGAGQKTSPAVERVAHALVRQAGFVAAAIDGPVHGDRAADGEDAEAVRDRFRILWAAGGSVDPMVAEWTDALDDLCAMPLVDGEAVGWYGLSMGTAYGLPVVGRTPRVRCAVLGLWGDCRPRADEILQQAALVRVPVLFQAKPDDEIITLAGARAVFAALGSADKRLTLHPGLHTEIGEPQLAETVDFLQRQLQRVPA, encoded by the coding sequence GTGAGCGCCGCCGAGCGCATCGAATGCAAGGTGGTGCGCACCGCGCGGCGCGGCGTGCCGCTGGCGATCTGGCACCGCGCGGACCTCGACGCGCCGCGACCGCTCGTGCTGATCGGTCACGGCGGCGCCGGCCAAAAGACCTCGCCTGCCGTCGAGCGCGTGGCGCATGCCCTGGTCCGGCAGGCCGGCTTCGTGGCCGCCGCGATCGACGGCCCCGTGCACGGCGACCGCGCGGCAGACGGCGAGGACGCCGAGGCCGTGCGCGACCGCTTCCGCATCCTGTGGGCCGCCGGCGGCAGCGTGGATCCGATGGTGGCCGAGTGGACCGACGCTCTGGATGACCTGTGCGCCATGCCCCTCGTGGACGGGGAGGCGGTCGGCTGGTACGGCCTTTCGATGGGCACGGCCTACGGCCTGCCCGTGGTCGGCCGCACGCCGCGCGTACGCTGCGCCGTGCTCGGGCTCTGGGGCGATTGCCGCCCGCGCGCCGATGAGATCCTGCAGCAGGCCGCGCTCGTGCGGGTGCCCGTTCTGTTCCAGGCCAAGCCCGACGACGAGATCATCACGCTCGCGGGTGCGCGTGCCGTCTTCGCAGCGCTCGGTTCGGCCGACAAACGCCTCACGCTGCATCCGGGCCTGCACACCGAGATCGGCGAGCCGCAGCTGGCCGAGACGGTGGACTTCCTGCAGCGCCAACTGCAGCGGGTACCTGCATGA
- a CDS encoding DUF1330 domain-containing protein yields MAKAYWVSAYRAVKDADKLAAYAKLAGPAISAGGGRFLARGVPAKVYEHGLQERTVLIEFDSVEQALATHDSPEYQAALAALGDGAERDLRVIEGA; encoded by the coding sequence ATGGCAAAAGCCTATTGGGTGAGTGCATACCGCGCCGTCAAGGACGCCGACAAACTTGCCGCCTACGCGAAACTCGCCGGCCCGGCGATCAGCGCCGGCGGCGGGCGCTTCCTGGCGCGCGGCGTGCCCGCCAAGGTCTATGAGCACGGCCTGCAAGAACGCACGGTGTTGATCGAGTTCGACAGCGTCGAGCAGGCACTCGCCACGCATGACAGCCCCGAATACCAGGCGGCGCTGGCCGCGCTCGGGGACGGTGCAGAAAGGGACCTGCGGGTGATCGAAGGGGCCTGA
- a CDS encoding alpha/beta fold hydrolase: protein MNIQQRNNVHVLGGGDRTMIFAHGFGCDQNMWRFMAPKFAERFRVVIFDLVGSGQSDLHAYDKAKYSDLRGYADDVLEIVKEFGNGPVLFVGHSVSAMIGALADLKAPGTFAAHMMIGPSPCYINDGDYVGGFTREDIDSLLDTLESNYLGWASNMAPAIMGVPERPELAAELTASFCRTDPDIAKQFARVTFLSDNRRDVARLHTPTLVIQSSDDLIAPLAVGEYMQRTLPNATLRVVSNTGHCPHLSAPGASCDAMEEFLEALGRPQSQ from the coding sequence GTGAACATCCAGCAACGCAACAACGTCCATGTCCTCGGCGGGGGAGACCGGACGATGATCTTCGCGCATGGGTTCGGCTGCGACCAGAACATGTGGCGCTTCATGGCGCCCAAGTTCGCCGAACGGTTTCGTGTGGTGATCTTCGACCTCGTCGGCTCAGGCCAGTCCGACCTGCACGCCTACGACAAGGCGAAGTATTCGGACCTGCGAGGGTATGCCGACGATGTCCTGGAGATCGTCAAGGAATTCGGCAACGGCCCGGTGCTGTTCGTCGGCCATTCCGTGAGCGCCATGATCGGCGCGCTGGCGGATCTCAAGGCGCCAGGCACCTTTGCCGCGCACATGATGATCGGTCCGTCGCCGTGCTACATCAACGACGGCGACTATGTCGGCGGCTTCACGCGCGAGGACATCGATTCGCTGCTCGACACGCTGGAGAGCAACTACCTCGGATGGGCCAGCAACATGGCGCCCGCCATCATGGGCGTGCCCGAGCGGCCGGAACTGGCGGCCGAGCTCACCGCCAGCTTCTGCCGCACCGACCCGGACATTGCCAAGCAGTTCGCCCGGGTCACGTTCCTGTCGGACAACCGGCGTGACGTGGCCAGGCTGCACACGCCCACGCTCGTGATCCAGTCGTCCGACGATCTCATCGCACCCCTGGCGGTGGGCGAGTACATGCAGCGCACCTTGCCGAATGCGACCTTGCGCGTGGTGAGCAACACCGGCCATTGCCCTCATCTGAGTGCCCCCGGCGCGAGCTGCGATGCCATGGAGGAGTTCCTCGAGGCGCTGGGTCGACCGCAAAGCCAATGA
- a CDS encoding PAS domain-containing sensor histidine kinase → MNAALPEPGDLFDQAPCGLLVTALDGTILKVNGTFCEWVGFAREELVGSKRVQDLFTMGGRIFHHTHWAPTLQMQGSLAEVKFDVRHRGGQSIPMILNARRRKRAEGEFDEIAAFVAEDRNRYERELMSARKKADALLEKEREAQHLLRDRALFAEQMVGIVSHDLRNPLSAILMGIQLLGRTEGERRARVLGHVRNSAERAQRLIEELLDFTRARVGQGLGVTLGTIDLHEITAQVIGELMLAYPDRVITHLLAGSGVCIADADRLAQLIGNLVGNAATYGRSGAPIVVRSQVDGAEATLSVHNEGEPIPPALLATVFEPMVRGVPEGSSARNVGLGLFIVNEIAKAHRGAMDVTSSSAEGTTFTLRFPAR, encoded by the coding sequence ATGAACGCGGCGCTCCCCGAGCCCGGCGATCTCTTCGACCAGGCGCCCTGCGGGTTGCTGGTCACGGCGCTCGACGGCACCATCCTCAAGGTCAATGGCACCTTCTGCGAATGGGTTGGATTCGCGCGCGAAGAGCTCGTCGGCAGCAAGCGCGTGCAGGACCTGTTCACGATGGGCGGGCGCATCTTCCACCACACCCACTGGGCGCCGACCCTGCAGATGCAGGGCTCGCTGGCCGAGGTGAAGTTCGACGTGCGGCATCGCGGCGGCCAAAGCATCCCGATGATTCTCAACGCGCGCCGGCGCAAGCGCGCGGAAGGCGAGTTCGACGAGATCGCCGCCTTCGTCGCCGAAGATCGCAACCGCTACGAGCGTGAGCTGATGAGCGCGCGCAAGAAGGCAGACGCCTTGCTGGAAAAAGAGCGCGAAGCCCAGCACCTGTTGAGGGACCGAGCGCTCTTTGCGGAGCAGATGGTCGGCATCGTGAGCCACGACCTGCGCAATCCGCTGTCGGCCATCCTGATGGGCATCCAGTTGCTGGGCCGGACCGAAGGCGAGCGGCGCGCTCGCGTGCTGGGCCACGTGCGCAATTCGGCCGAGCGAGCCCAGCGCCTGATCGAGGAACTGCTGGACTTCACCAGGGCGCGCGTCGGCCAGGGGCTGGGCGTGACCCTGGGCACCATCGACCTGCATGAGATCACCGCCCAGGTCATCGGCGAGTTGATGCTCGCCTATCCGGACCGGGTCATCACCCATCTCTTGGCCGGATCAGGGGTGTGCATTGCCGACGCGGACCGGCTTGCGCAGCTCATTGGCAATCTCGTCGGCAATGCGGCCACCTACGGCCGTTCCGGTGCGCCCATCGTCGTGCGCTCGCAGGTGGATGGCGCCGAGGCGACGCTGAGCGTGCACAACGAAGGCGAGCCGATTCCGCCCGCCCTCCTTGCCACGGTGTTCGAGCCGATGGTGCGAGGCGTACCCGAAGGCAGCTCGGCTCGCAACGTCGGCCTCGGCCTCTTCATCGTGAACGAGATCGCAAAGGCCCACCGCGGCGCGATGGATGTGACGTCGTCCTCCGCGGAGGGGACGACGTTCACGCTGCGATTTCCGGCGCGCTAG